GTTGAATTGTATATACACGCGGGACTTCATGGCATAGTTCAGCTGACATTTGATATACATCGCTTGATTCAATATGAATCACAGTTTTCTTTGTTCTAATGATTTCTGCTACTAATATGGCTCAGCTGGATATGTAATTCGGTTTCATCTTGAGATAAAGTTATCCTTAGTTGCAacaccaaaatcacataagcTGGGTTTGCCTTCTTGAGAGTCCCGGCATGATTCTATGTTTTAACAAGATTGAGAATGATAAGAGTTACCTTTTCAAATGGTCGTACTTATTTGTGGAATGCTTTCATTGTGTAGGAAACTCGCAGATAAAATTGCATCCGCGGGATTCTTGGTGGTTGTACCTGATTTCTTTTACGGAGATCCCATTATTGATTTCACTAGTCCTAATTTCAATAGAGAAGCTTGGTTTAAGAATCATGGCACGGTGAGTTTTTCACTCCTTCAGGCTGTGAAAGTGTGACAGTACATTAGAAGTTCAGAGGAAACAAAGGGCTTTCTACTGTGCAAACTTGATTTGTAGACTCATATCACACGCTGTAAGTTGCATTGGTATTTAGACCTGGTTGGAGATTGCTGGTCACTTCAAAGATTTTCGACACCCATCAAGAtctttattatataaaattccAAATGCAAAACATGAAACAGCATAAGTAGAATAAAAGCCTCATGAATTTCGATGTTACCGACTTTTAGACAGTCTTTTTATAAACGTTTACTTCATTTGCTTCTTTAGGATAAAGGGCATGAAGATGCCAAGCCAATGATTGCTGCTCTTAAGAGCAAAGGTGTGTCCGCCATTGGGGCTGCAGGATTTTGTTGGGGAggtaaaattttctgaattcacTTTCCCAGTTCTGAGGGGGTTGTTGGGTTCAGAAATGGGAAATTTGTTCTACATTGACCGTTGACAAACTAGTTTTGTTGACTTGGAGAAAAGTTCTTTCAAGTTGTTAAAAAGAGCTTGCCTATTCTTTTTCAGGAGTGGTGCTGGTGAAATTAGCAGGCACTGAAGACATTCAAGCAGCAGTTATTCTGCACCCCGGTCGTATGACCGAAGATCAAATCAAAGGTAAAGCTATGCCAATAAACATGGacttgctattttcttttcagcTGCAGCGatataatttcttcatgagGGTATTAGACTTGGTACTCGGCATGGGAGCCTTTATCGCCTATTATGAAATGCTCATGAACGATTAAATTTATGAATTCTGATGGGAGTCTGCAATGCAGCCGAGAGTGAGAAAGATACTCGCTATAACATGTCCGGTCAATTACAAGAAATCGATGGCACAACTTTTGTCTGCTTGAGAAGTGTTCCTTAAACTGGAAGCCTTAAAGAccttatttttttctgttctttgttCAGCTGTCAAGATTCCAACTGCTATATTGGGAGCTGAGATCGACCATTCTTCCCCGCCGGAACAACTGAAAAAGTTTGGGGAGATCATGTCGGGTAAAACTGAAGTAAGCTTCTTAGGATGCTTTTCGTTGGTTGCAAACCTATTGTCAGAAAATGCAATCGTTTTTCCACGTTCCCATCATTTCGCTTGCAAAGCACTTTCCCTTCCTGGTTATT
This region of Eucalyptus grandis isolate ANBG69807.140 chromosome 8, ASM1654582v1, whole genome shotgun sequence genomic DNA includes:
- the LOC120287326 gene encoding LOW QUALITY PROTEIN: endo-1,3;1,4-beta-D-glucanase-like (The sequence of the model RefSeq protein was modified relative to this genomic sequence to represent the inferred CDS: inserted 1 base in 1 codon), translating into MSSSQCXENPPNLSSTCGAGHVEELAGLKTYVTGPSDSKRAVLLIADVFGYEAPKLRKLADKIASAGFLVVVPDFFYGDPIIDFTSPNFNREAWFKNHGTDKGHEDAKPMIAALKSKGVSAIGAAGFCWGGVVLVKLAGTEDIQAAVILHPGRMTEDQIKAVKIPTAILGAEIDHSSPPEQLKKFGEIMSGKTEFESYVKIFLIVC